In the genome of Desulfuromonas sp. DDH964, one region contains:
- a CDS encoding HAD-IIB family hydrolase, with translation MSAAGQEQITRKGLYLCLISIHGLIRGEELELGRDADTGGQTKYVVELARALARHPEVAQVDLLTRQVVDAQVSGDYAEPIEALAANARIIRIEAGPPGYLAKETLWDHLDTFVDNTIAYFHSQPRQPDLLHSHYADAGYVGSRLAHIRGIPLIHTGHSLGRVKRRRLLATGLSSNQIEERYAMARRIEAEELTLASAERVITSTRQEIEEQYALYDYYQAEQMQVIPPGTDLEKFHPPAGDEEKAPIAAEIRRFLQDPDKPMILALSRPDARKNVGALLTAFGEDPQLQKAANLVIVLGNRDDIQNLESGAQEVLTQLLVQIDQYDLYGRVAYPKHHAASEVPLIYRLATRTRGVFVNPALTEPFGLTLIEAAASGLPIVATEDGGPRDIIANCHNGLLTDPLDPQDIAARIGSILFQAARWDEYSRNGITGVEAHYSWDAHVQSYLTMVSAVISSAGTPLFRQRKTRKKRLYHDRAIFSDLDQNLLADPEAIPELARVLRENRNMAYFGIATGRRLDSALEVIRRYGIPEPDFLITSGGTEIHYAPELTEDTAWPQHIDTRWTPQVVRRTLASLPGLWLQKKQDQSRFKISYYIDPDLAPSLEEINQLLAREEQAVNVILSFGQFLDILPIRASKGLALRYIAALRELPLERILACGGSGADEDMMRGNTLAAVVGSRHEEELSHLTDLDRIYFARAPGARGILEAMEHYDFFGRCQPPEEEATQP, from the coding sequence TTGTCAGCTGCCGGTCAGGAACAAATCACGCGCAAGGGTCTCTACCTCTGCCTCATCAGTATTCATGGCCTGATTCGCGGTGAAGAGCTGGAACTCGGCCGCGACGCCGACACCGGGGGGCAGACCAAGTACGTGGTCGAACTCGCCCGGGCCCTGGCGCGACACCCGGAGGTCGCCCAGGTCGATCTGCTGACCCGCCAGGTGGTCGACGCCCAGGTCAGCGGCGATTATGCAGAGCCGATCGAGGCCCTGGCCGCCAATGCCCGTATCATCCGCATTGAAGCCGGTCCCCCGGGCTACCTCGCCAAGGAAACCCTCTGGGATCACCTCGATACCTTTGTCGACAATACCATTGCCTATTTCCACAGCCAGCCACGGCAACCCGACCTGCTGCACAGCCACTACGCCGATGCCGGCTACGTTGGCAGCCGTCTCGCCCACATCCGTGGCATTCCGCTGATTCATACCGGTCATTCCCTGGGACGGGTCAAACGCCGCCGCTTGCTGGCGACCGGTCTGAGCTCCAACCAGATCGAGGAACGCTACGCCATGGCTCGGCGCATCGAAGCCGAGGAGTTGACCCTCGCCTCGGCGGAACGGGTCATTACCAGCACCCGCCAGGAGATCGAGGAGCAGTACGCCCTCTACGACTATTACCAGGCCGAGCAGATGCAGGTGATCCCCCCCGGGACCGACCTGGAAAAATTTCATCCGCCGGCAGGAGATGAAGAAAAGGCGCCCATCGCCGCCGAAATCCGGCGTTTTTTGCAGGATCCTGACAAGCCGATGATCCTGGCCCTCTCCCGCCCCGATGCCCGCAAGAACGTCGGCGCCCTGCTCACCGCCTTTGGCGAGGACCCGCAGCTGCAAAAGGCCGCCAACCTGGTGATCGTCCTCGGCAACCGCGACGACATCCAAAACCTCGAAAGCGGCGCCCAGGAAGTTTTGACCCAGCTGCTGGTACAGATCGACCAGTACGATCTTTACGGCCGGGTCGCCTACCCCAAGCATCACGCCGCCAGCGAAGTACCGCTGATCTACCGCCTGGCGACCAGGACCAGGGGCGTCTTCGTCAATCCGGCGCTGACCGAACCCTTCGGCCTGACCCTGATTGAGGCGGCCGCCAGCGGCCTGCCGATCGTCGCCACCGAGGATGGCGGCCCGCGTGACATTATTGCCAACTGCCACAACGGCCTCCTCACTGACCCCCTCGACCCGCAGGATATCGCCGCCAGGATAGGATCGATTTTGTTCCAGGCGGCGCGCTGGGATGAATATTCCCGCAACGGTATCACCGGGGTCGAGGCCCATTACTCCTGGGATGCCCATGTGCAGAGTTACCTGACCATGGTCAGCGCCGTCATCAGCAGCGCAGGAACCCCCCTGTTCCGCCAACGCAAGACACGCAAGAAACGCCTTTACCATGACCGGGCAATCTTCAGCGACCTCGACCAGAACCTTCTCGCCGACCCTGAAGCCATTCCGGAACTCGCCCGGGTGCTGCGGGAAAATCGTAATATGGCCTATTTCGGCATTGCCACCGGTCGCCGCCTCGACTCGGCGCTGGAGGTCATCCGCAGATACGGCATCCCGGAACCGGACTTTCTCATCACCAGTGGCGGCACCGAGATCCACTATGCGCCGGAACTGACCGAGGACACCGCCTGGCCCCAACATATCGACACCCGCTGGACCCCCCAGGTGGTACGGCGGACTCTCGCCAGTCTGCCCGGCTTATGGCTGCAAAAGAAACAGGACCAGAGCCGCTTCAAGATCAGCTATTACATCGACCCCGACCTCGCGCCGAGCCTTGAGGAGATCAACCAGTTGCTGGCGCGGGAGGAACAGGCCGTCAACGTGATTCTCTCTTTCGGCCAGTTTCTCGACATCCTGCCGATCCGCGCCTCCAAGGGACTGGCGCTGCGCTACATCGCCGCCCTGCGCGAACTCCCCCTGGAACGGATTCTCGCCTGCGGCGGTTCCGGTGCCGATGAAGACATGATGCGCGGCAACACCCTGGCCGCGGTGGTCGGCAGTCGTCACGAGGAAGAGCTTTCCCACCTGACCGATCTCGATCGGATCTATTTCGCCCGGGCGCCGGGGGCGCGCGGCATCCTGGAGGCGATGGAGCATTACGACTTCTTCGGGCGCTGCCAGCCCCCGGAGGAGGAAGCAACGCAGCCATGA
- a CDS encoding HAD-IIB family hydrolase, with translation MTAKRLLLCTDLDRTLLPNGPQRESPRARQGLAALVAHPEVSLAFVSGRDRQRVLAAMAEFQLPAPDFVIGDVGTTIYDLRSGTWQLWQEWRQRIAADWGGKSWRQLHPVLAQDTPLHLQREDQQGEFKLSYFVPANADRLRLAATLDRRLNNLGIATRLVWSTDETAGVGLLDILPRRAGKLQAVEFLGAALGLSWRQCLFAGDSGNDLEVLASPIPAVLVANAIAEVRAEAVAAADRAGNREQLYLAGGNFCGLNGNYSAGILEGVAHFHPELVEFFASALESHD, from the coding sequence ATGACCGCCAAGCGCCTGTTGCTCTGCACCGATCTCGACCGCACCCTGCTCCCCAACGGGCCGCAGCGGGAGTCGCCCCGGGCCCGCCAGGGACTGGCGGCCCTGGTCGCCCATCCCGAGGTCAGTCTCGCATTCGTCAGCGGCCGCGATCGCCAGCGGGTTCTCGCCGCCATGGCGGAATTTCAGCTCCCCGCCCCCGACTTTGTCATCGGCGATGTCGGCACCACGATTTACGACCTGCGGTCGGGGACCTGGCAGCTCTGGCAAGAATGGCGCCAGCGGATTGCCGCCGACTGGGGTGGGAAGAGCTGGCGCCAGCTCCATCCGGTGCTGGCGCAGGACACGCCCCTCCACCTGCAACGGGAGGACCAGCAGGGCGAATTCAAGCTCAGCTATTTCGTCCCGGCAAACGCCGACCGTTTACGGCTCGCTGCTACCCTTGACCGGCGGCTCAACAACCTGGGCATTGCCACCCGGTTGGTCTGGAGTACGGATGAAACCGCCGGCGTCGGCCTGCTCGACATCCTGCCGCGGCGGGCCGGCAAACTGCAGGCCGTGGAGTTTCTGGGCGCAGCCCTCGGGCTTTCGTGGCGCCAATGCCTCTTCGCCGGCGATAGCGGCAACGATCTCGAGGTCCTGGCCAGCCCCATTCCAGCGGTCCTGGTCGCCAATGCCATTGCCGAGGTCCGTGCGGAAGCCGTCGCCGCCGCCGACCGGGCCGGCAACCGGGAACAGCTTTACCTGGCCGGTGGCAATTTCTGTGGGCTCAATGGCAATTACAGCGCCGGCATCCTGGAAGGTGTCGCGCACTTTCATCCCGAACTGGTCGAGTTCTTCGCCTCGGCCCTGGAATCCCATGACTAG
- a CDS encoding carbohydrate kinase family protein has protein sequence MTRLPDNSPPLLSPVIFGEVLFDCFEDGSRILGGAPFNVAWHLQAFGVPPLFISRVGNDPAGDEVYARMRHWHLATCGLQRDPDRGTGLVRVLLADGQPAFDIAAERAFDYIDSAAFPALPPTALVYHGSLGVRHPTAAAALGALLDTTQAQVFLDINLRPPWWRREQVEKLLQRAHWVKINEDELHTLAPGPGTLEEKAEKFIARYELALLLVTCGARGAFALDRAGSCHQVAPAGKTRVIDTVGAGDAFAAVSILGLLRAWPLPKTLARAQQFASQIVGLRGALSHDLNLYAQLRSAWKKED, from the coding sequence ATGACTAGGCTCCCTGACAATTCGCCCCCGCTGCTGTCGCCGGTCATTTTCGGCGAAGTCCTCTTCGACTGCTTCGAAGACGGCAGTCGAATCCTTGGCGGCGCCCCCTTCAATGTCGCCTGGCATCTGCAGGCCTTCGGCGTCCCGCCCCTCTTCATCAGCCGCGTCGGCAACGATCCTGCCGGGGACGAAGTCTACGCCAGGATGAGGCACTGGCATCTGGCGACCTGTGGCCTGCAACGCGACCCGGATCGCGGCACCGGCCTGGTCCGGGTCCTTCTGGCCGATGGCCAACCCGCCTTCGACATCGCTGCCGAGCGCGCCTTCGATTATATCGATTCGGCCGCCTTTCCCGCCCTCCCCCCGACTGCGCTGGTCTATCACGGCAGTCTCGGGGTCCGTCATCCGACTGCGGCGGCAGCCCTGGGTGCCCTGCTGGATACCACCCAAGCCCAGGTCTTTCTCGATATCAACCTGAGGCCCCCCTGGTGGCGCCGGGAGCAGGTCGAAAAGCTGCTGCAGCGCGCCCACTGGGTCAAGATCAACGAGGACGAGCTCCACACCCTGGCCCCGGGACCGGGCACCCTGGAGGAAAAGGCCGAAAAGTTCATCGCGCGTTACGAGCTGGCACTGCTCCTGGTCACCTGCGGAGCACGGGGGGCATTTGCCCTCGATCGGGCCGGCAGCTGCCACCAGGTGGCGCCCGCGGGCAAGACCCGGGTCATCGACACGGTCGGCGCCGGTGACGCCTTCGCCGCGGTCTCTATCCTCGGCCTGCTACGCGCCTGGCCCCTGCCCAAGACATTGGCCAGGGCGCAGCAGTTCGCCAGCCAGATCGTCGGCCTGCGCGGCGCCCTGAGTCACGACCTGAACCTCTATGCGCAGTTGCGCTCAGCCTGGAAAAAGGAAGACTGA
- a CDS encoding alpha-amylase family glycosyl hydrolase codes for MYEQVSHSLLNEILDELKPEIRRQDLRHFYTRLGANFYVIHSLFHHLYGKREDFRRKMVELVEVMASRYIERSTELESCDKGREKEHNWFLSQEWIGMALYADGFAGNLTGVQEKLCYLQELGVNLLHIMPMMPCPVGASDGGYAVSNFKEIDPRIGTLEELRQLAAALRKRGILLTLDVVVNHTSDEHEWARRARGGEEKYQNYFYIFPSRDVPDMFEETMPQIFPETAPGNFTWDDALQQWVMTVFNSYQWDLNYSNPDVFIEMVDIILFWANLGADIVRLDAVAFLWKKIGTNCQNLREAHLILQLFKDCCQVTAPGVLFIAEAIVAPVEIIKYFGEDAVIAKECEIAYNATFMALLWDAVATRNAKLLNRGIKSLPNKLDRATWLNYVRCHDDIGFGFDDADIVRCGYDPATHRQFLVDYFTGAYAASEARGLPFGRNGRTGDTRIAGSLASLIGLEAALTHEDPQEIDRAVDLILLLHGMILSFGGIPLLYYGDAIGTLNDFSYLGDASKAADTRWIHRPQIDWEKAERRHQRGTIEYRIFQGLQRLIAVRKSIPAFADFNNRDLVEVDNEHLFVFLRSHPQHGNENVLVVANFDGRPQHLDMDNLGQRGRFQFGVPQDLASGESPALFNRQLVIPPFRFYWLTDQRSTAIP; via the coding sequence ATGTACGAACAGGTATCCCACTCCCTGCTCAATGAAATCCTTGACGAACTCAAACCCGAGATCCGTCGCCAGGACCTGCGCCATTTCTATACCCGCCTCGGCGCCAATTTCTATGTCATTCATTCACTGTTTCATCACCTTTACGGCAAACGCGAGGACTTTCGGCGAAAGATGGTCGAGCTGGTGGAAGTCATGGCGAGCCGCTACATCGAACGCTCGACGGAGTTGGAGTCCTGCGACAAGGGCCGGGAAAAGGAGCACAACTGGTTTCTCAGCCAGGAATGGATCGGCATGGCGCTTTACGCCGATGGCTTTGCCGGCAACCTCACCGGGGTCCAGGAGAAACTCTGTTACCTGCAGGAACTCGGGGTGAACCTGCTGCACATCATGCCGATGATGCCTTGCCCGGTCGGCGCCAGCGACGGCGGCTACGCCGTGAGCAACTTCAAGGAGATCGACCCGCGTATCGGCACCCTGGAAGAGCTGCGCCAACTTGCCGCGGCCCTGCGCAAGCGCGGTATCCTGCTGACGCTCGATGTGGTCGTCAATCACACCTCCGATGAACATGAATGGGCACGCCGCGCACGCGGCGGCGAAGAGAAATACCAGAACTACTTTTACATCTTCCCCAGTCGCGACGTGCCGGACATGTTCGAAGAAACCATGCCGCAGATTTTTCCGGAAACCGCGCCGGGCAACTTCACCTGGGATGACGCCCTGCAACAGTGGGTGATGACGGTCTTCAACAGCTACCAGTGGGACCTCAACTACAGCAACCCCGATGTCTTCATCGAGATGGTCGATATCATCCTCTTCTGGGCCAACCTCGGCGCCGACATCGTCCGCCTCGATGCCGTCGCCTTTCTCTGGAAAAAGATCGGCACCAACTGCCAGAACCTGCGGGAAGCCCACCTGATTCTGCAGCTTTTCAAGGATTGCTGCCAGGTGACCGCCCCCGGAGTCCTCTTCATCGCCGAAGCGATCGTGGCACCGGTCGAAATCATCAAGTATTTCGGTGAGGACGCGGTGATCGCCAAGGAGTGCGAAATTGCCTACAACGCCACCTTCATGGCGCTGCTCTGGGACGCTGTCGCCACCCGCAACGCCAAGCTGCTCAACCGCGGGATCAAGAGCCTGCCGAACAAACTCGACCGGGCAACCTGGCTCAATTACGTGCGCTGCCATGACGACATCGGCTTCGGCTTTGACGATGCCGACATCGTCCGCTGCGGCTACGATCCCGCCACCCACCGCCAGTTTCTCGTCGACTATTTTACCGGCGCCTATGCAGCCTCCGAAGCCCGCGGGCTCCCCTTCGGTCGCAACGGCAGGACCGGCGATACCCGTATCGCCGGGTCACTCGCCTCGCTGATCGGTCTCGAGGCGGCCCTCACCCATGAGGATCCGCAGGAAATTGACCGCGCCGTCGATCTGATCCTGCTGCTCCATGGCATGATCCTCTCCTTCGGCGGCATTCCCCTCCTCTACTACGGCGACGCCATCGGGACCCTTAATGATTTCAGCTACCTCGGCGATGCTTCAAAGGCCGCCGATACCCGCTGGATCCATCGTCCGCAGATCGACTGGGAGAAGGCCGAGCGCCGCCACCAGCGCGGAACCATCGAGTACCGGATTTTCCAGGGGTTGCAGAGGTTGATCGCGGTGCGTAAATCGATCCCGGCCTTTGCCGATTTCAACAATCGCGATCTCGTCGAGGTCGACAATGAGCACCTCTTTGTCTTTCTGCGCAGCCATCCGCAACACGGCAACGAGAATGTCCTCGTCGTTGCCAACTTCGATGGCAGGCCCCAGCATCTTGACATGGACAACCTTGGCCAGCGCGGCCGGTTCCAGTTCGGCGTCCCCCAGGATCTGGCCAGCGGTGAGTCCCCCGCCCTTTTCAACCGGCAACTGGTCATCCCCCCGTTCCGCTTTTACTGGTTGACCGACCAGCGCTCAACCGCCATCCCCTGA
- a CDS encoding DUF924 family protein, translating to MYRQILDFWFVETEPRMWWSANPDFDNLIRERFLTLLERAARAELYSWRREPKGRLAEIILLDQFSRNLYRQTPAAFSQDSMALVLAQEAVAADALADLTATERSFLLMPYMHSESREIHRWAEQLFRDHTPPASYEFELRHKAIIDRFGRYPHRNQILGRVSSAEERDFLKQPGSGF from the coding sequence ATGTACCGGCAGATCCTCGACTTCTGGTTTGTCGAAACGGAACCCAGGATGTGGTGGTCCGCCAATCCGGACTTCGACAATCTGATCAGGGAGCGTTTCCTCACCCTGCTGGAGCGCGCCGCGCGAGCTGAACTCTATTCCTGGCGCCGGGAACCGAAAGGGCGCCTAGCCGAAATCATCCTCCTCGATCAGTTCTCGCGCAACCTCTACCGGCAGACGCCGGCTGCATTCTCCCAGGACTCCATGGCCCTGGTGCTGGCGCAGGAGGCGGTTGCCGCCGACGCCCTTGCCGACTTGACTGCGACCGAACGAAGTTTCCTGTTGATGCCCTATATGCACAGCGAATCGCGGGAAATTCATCGTTGGGCGGAACAGCTCTTCCGCGACCACACGCCGCCAGCCAGCTACGAGTTTGAACTGCGGCACAAGGCCATTATCGATCGATTTGGTCGCTATCCCCACCGGAACCAGATCCTGGGGCGTGTTTCCAGTGCCGAGGAACGCGATTTCCTGAAACAGCCCGGCTCAGGTTTCTAG
- a CDS encoding RidA family protein: MKTTAIATDRAPEAIGPYSQAIQAGDWIFLSGQIPLDPRTGELIGTGIEAQTRQVMANLKAVLNAAGVDFHAVVKTTIYLTDLNHFAVVNGIYGEAFPAIPPARVTVQVAALPKGALVEIDCIACRKD; this comes from the coding sequence ATGAAGACCACGGCAATCGCGACCGATCGGGCTCCCGAGGCGATCGGGCCCTATTCCCAGGCGATCCAGGCCGGCGACTGGATTTTCCTGTCCGGCCAGATCCCCCTCGATCCACGTACCGGCGAATTGATCGGCACCGGCATCGAGGCGCAAACCCGCCAGGTCATGGCCAATCTCAAGGCGGTTCTCAACGCCGCCGGAGTTGATTTCCATGCCGTGGTCAAGACCACCATTTATCTCACCGATCTCAACCACTTCGCGGTTGTTAACGGGATTTACGGCGAAGCCTTTCCCGCCATCCCCCCGGCCCGGGTCACGGTGCAGGTGGCTGCCCTCCCCAAGGGGGCGCTGGTCGAGATCGACTGCATCGCCTGCCGCAAGGATTAG
- a CDS encoding RelA/SpoT family protein — translation MVRFNEILEKILAYNPGADLDPLRKAYVFSAKGHQGQVRLSGEPYLTHPLEVAEILVQLKMDVPTIVTGLLHDTIEDTLTTPEELETLFGVEVASLVEGVTKIGKITFRTSEERQAENFRKMLLAMARDLRVIMVKLADRLHNMRTLDFQPLERQRRIARETLDIFAPLANRLGISWLKSELEDLAFRYLEPEVYADLDAKVAKRKRERETYIEDVRKQISAKLVEHEIRGEISGRYKHLYSLYQKMQRQGIDFEQVYDLVAFRILLDNIRDCYAVLGIIHAAWKPVPGRFKDYIAMPKANMYQSLHTTVIGPFGERMEVQIRTFDMHSIAEEGIAAHWKYKEKGASVVVDSEDKRFSWLRQMLEWQKELKDSREFLDTVKIDLFPEEVYVFTPNGDVKELPRGATPVDFAYSVHTDVGHHCSGARVNGKLVPLKTELKNGDVVEVITSPHQNPGKDWLKFVKTPRARNKVRQWIKTQQHEKSLELGRSLLEKELRKHGFSLNRALTSPELAATVEELGFQQVDDLLAALGYGKVTVGQAIGRLVPHDKLKKESTKPNRLGRVLDKIRKRPSSAMKIDGIDDILVRFGKCCNPLPGDPVTGFITRGRGVTVHTLDCSHVAEGDPERRVDIEWDMKKKASRPIKIRVYCLDQKGMLAGITGAITSCEANIISANVVSTADHRGVNNFEIDIQDLDHLNRVTSALLKLKGVTGVERLRN, via the coding sequence ATGGTACGTTTCAACGAAATTCTCGAAAAAATCCTCGCCTATAATCCGGGGGCCGATCTCGACCCTCTCCGCAAGGCCTATGTCTTCAGCGCCAAGGGGCACCAGGGGCAGGTCCGCCTCTCCGGCGAGCCCTACCTGACCCACCCGCTGGAAGTGGCGGAAATTCTCGTTCAGCTCAAGATGGACGTACCGACGATCGTTACCGGTCTGCTCCACGACACCATCGAGGATACCCTGACCACGCCCGAAGAACTGGAAACCCTCTTCGGGGTCGAGGTCGCCAGCCTGGTGGAGGGGGTGACCAAGATCGGCAAGATCACCTTCCGGACCAGCGAGGAGCGCCAGGCCGAGAACTTCCGCAAGATGCTGCTGGCGATGGCGCGCGATTTGCGGGTGATCATGGTCAAGCTCGCCGACCGTCTCCACAACATGCGCACCCTCGATTTCCAGCCGCTAGAGCGCCAGCGCCGGATCGCCCGGGAAACCCTCGACATCTTCGCGCCGCTGGCGAATCGCCTCGGTATCAGCTGGCTGAAAAGCGAGCTCGAAGATCTCGCCTTTCGCTACCTCGAACCGGAGGTCTATGCCGATCTCGACGCCAAGGTGGCCAAACGCAAGCGGGAGCGGGAAACCTACATCGAGGACGTCAGGAAGCAGATCAGCGCCAAGCTCGTCGAGCATGAAATCCGTGGCGAGATTTCCGGGCGCTACAAGCACCTCTATTCGCTCTATCAGAAAATGCAGCGCCAGGGGATCGATTTTGAACAGGTTTATGACCTGGTGGCGTTTCGCATCCTGCTCGACAATATCCGGGACTGCTACGCGGTCCTCGGCATCATTCACGCCGCCTGGAAGCCGGTCCCCGGCCGCTTCAAGGACTACATCGCCATGCCCAAGGCGAACATGTACCAGTCCCTGCACACCACCGTTATCGGTCCCTTCGGCGAGCGGATGGAAGTGCAGATCCGCACCTTCGACATGCACTCCATCGCCGAAGAAGGAATTGCCGCCCACTGGAAGTACAAGGAGAAGGGGGCCTCGGTAGTGGTCGACAGCGAGGACAAGCGTTTCTCCTGGTTGCGGCAGATGCTCGAATGGCAGAAGGAACTCAAGGACTCCCGGGAATTTCTCGACACGGTCAAGATCGACCTCTTTCCCGAGGAGGTCTATGTCTTCACCCCCAACGGCGACGTCAAGGAACTCCCGCGGGGGGCCACCCCTGTCGATTTCGCCTACAGCGTTCATACCGATGTCGGCCACCATTGCAGTGGCGCCCGCGTCAATGGCAAGCTGGTGCCACTCAAGACCGAGTTGAAGAACGGCGATGTCGTCGAGGTGATCACTTCACCGCATCAGAACCCCGGCAAGGACTGGCTTAAATTCGTCAAAACGCCGCGGGCCCGCAACAAGGTGCGCCAGTGGATCAAGACCCAGCAGCACGAAAAGAGCCTCGAACTCGGGCGCAGCCTTCTCGAAAAGGAGTTGCGCAAGCATGGCTTCAGTCTCAATCGGGCCCTTACCTCGCCGGAACTGGCGGCAACCGTAGAAGAACTCGGGTTCCAGCAGGTCGACGATCTGCTGGCGGCGCTTGGTTACGGCAAGGTGACCGTCGGTCAGGCGATCGGCCGGCTGGTCCCCCACGATAAGCTGAAGAAGGAATCGACCAAGCCCAATCGGCTCGGCCGGGTCCTGGACAAGATTCGCAAGCGCCCGTCGAGTGCGATGAAGATCGACGGCATCGACGATATCCTGGTGCGCTTCGGCAAATGCTGCAATCCCTTGCCGGGCGATCCGGTCACCGGCTTCATTACCCGGGGGCGCGGGGTCACCGTGCATACCCTCGACTGTTCCCATGTCGCCGAGGGTGACCCCGAACGGCGGGTCGATATCGAATGGGACATGAAGAAGAAAGCCTCCCGGCCGATCAAGATCCGGGTCTACTGTCTCGATCAGAAGGGGATGCTGGCCGGAATCACCGGTGCGATAACCAGTTGCGAGGCGAACATTATCAGTGCCAATGTCGTCTCCACCGCCGACCACCGTGGGGTCAACAATTTTGAAATCGACATCCAGGATCTCGACCATCTCAACCGGGTGACCAGTGCCCTGCTCAAACTGAAGGGGGTGACCGGGGTGGAACGTTTGCGGAACTGA
- the ltrA gene encoding group II intron reverse transcriptase/maturase, producing the protein MTTRAAEVPVEIPGAVPEGSGRKPPEHGSGASNVTATRDPSWTKAERGLMEDVVSRPNMMAALERVEANKGAPGIDEMTTGELRGFLKEKWPTIREELLNGTYRPQPVRKVEIEKPDGGVRTLGIPTVCDRLIQQALHQVLTPLFDPDFSESSYGYRPGRSAWQAVRAARRHVADGKRWVVDIDLEKFFDRVNHDILMSRVARKVEDKRVLLLIRRYLQAGVLEGGLVSQRVEGTPQGGPLSPLLSNILLDAFDKELERRGHAFCRYADDCNIYVQTRRSGQRVMASLTRFLEERLALKVNVAKSAVDRPWKRVFLGYSMTFHKKPRLKVAESRVKRFKAGLRKVCRRGRGRSLAQVIKEITPKLRGWASYFRLAEVKGIFEELDKWLRRKLRCILWRQWKRPYTRAKRLMQRGLPEARAWKSATNGRGPWWNSGASHMNEAYPTSFFRYLGLIRLTDQHRRFQSAL; encoded by the coding sequence ATGACGACAAGAGCAGCAGAAGTCCCGGTCGAGATACCGGGAGCCGTCCCGGAGGGCAGCGGCCGGAAGCCGCCAGAGCATGGGAGCGGTGCGTCAAACGTCACGGCAACGAGAGACCCTTCCTGGACGAAAGCGGAAAGGGGGCTGATGGAAGACGTCGTCAGCCGCCCGAACATGATGGCGGCCTTAGAGCGGGTGGAAGCCAACAAGGGCGCCCCCGGCATCGACGAGATGACGACGGGCGAGCTTCGCGGTTTTCTCAAGGAGAAGTGGCCGACCATCAGGGAAGAGTTGCTGAATGGGACGTATCGCCCCCAGCCGGTGCGGAAGGTGGAAATCGAGAAGCCCGACGGGGGAGTGCGCACCCTGGGAATCCCCACGGTGTGCGATCGGCTCATTCAGCAGGCGCTGCATCAGGTGCTGACGCCGCTATTCGATCCGGACTTCTCCGAGAGCTCCTACGGGTATCGTCCCGGACGGAGTGCCTGGCAGGCGGTTAGAGCCGCCCGTCGGCATGTGGCCGACGGCAAGCGCTGGGTGGTCGATATCGACCTGGAGAAGTTCTTCGACCGGGTGAACCACGACATCCTCATGTCGCGGGTCGCCCGTAAGGTCGAAGACAAGCGGGTATTGCTGCTCATCCGGCGGTACCTGCAAGCCGGAGTGCTCGAAGGCGGGCTTGTGTCGCAGAGGGTGGAAGGGACGCCGCAGGGTGGTCCCCTCTCACCTCTTCTGTCGAACATCCTGCTCGACGCGTTCGACAAGGAACTGGAGAGGCGCGGTCACGCCTTCTGCCGCTACGCCGACGACTGCAACATTTACGTGCAGACCAGGCGCAGCGGCCAAAGGGTCATGGCCAGTCTCACCCGGTTCCTGGAGGAGCGGCTGGCACTCAAGGTCAACGTCGCCAAAAGCGCCGTCGACCGTCCTTGGAAAAGGGTCTTTCTGGGTTACAGCATGACCTTTCACAAGAAACCCCGCCTCAAAGTGGCGGAGTCGAGAGTGAAGCGGTTCAAGGCCGGACTCAGGAAGGTCTGCCGACGGGGCAGGGGACGCAGTCTCGCTCAGGTCATCAAAGAAATCACCCCGAAGCTACGGGGGTGGGCCTCTTACTTCCGCCTGGCGGAGGTCAAAGGCATCTTCGAAGAACTGGACAAATGGCTGCGGCGGAAGCTGCGCTGCATTCTATGGCGACAGTGGAAGCGCCCCTATACCCGGGCCAAGAGGTTGATGCAGCGGGGATTGCCGGAAGCCCGGGCGTGGAAATCGGCCACGAACGGGCGAGGCCCCTGGTGGAACTCAGGGGCCTCGCACATGAATGAAGCGTATCCGACATCCTTCTTTCGCTACTTGGGGCTGATCCGCTTGACCGATCAGCACCGCCGCTTTCAGAGCGCCTTGTGA
- the rpoZ gene encoding DNA-directed RNA polymerase subunit omega, with amino-acid sequence MARITVEDCLNQVPNRFLLVMVAAKRAKQLYKGSQGLIENRAGNKKIVLALREIAAGKVEFEIPARKR; translated from the coding sequence ATGGCACGTATTACCGTCGAAGACTGCCTGAACCAGGTCCCCAACCGCTTTCTGCTCGTCATGGTCGCGGCAAAACGCGCCAAGCAGCTCTACAAGGGGAGCCAGGGGCTGATCGAGAACCGGGCGGGCAACAAGAAGATCGTCCTCGCCCTGCGGGAGATCGCCGCCGGCAAGGTCGAATTCGAAATCCCGGCCCGCAAACGCTGA